In Aquiflexum balticum DSM 16537, a single genomic region encodes these proteins:
- a CDS encoding EcsC family protein, which yields MTRLRPIEQDLYEQIAYAELSGWLVKIKKKPSLLNKLTKSTQRGINNLIPEKVHKAITYAIEKMVKGVLFGTKYITPQPLQAKRFEEREYKVKKIIKFYQNTASAEGAITGAGGILMGMVDFPAFLTIKMKMLFEIAAAYGYDVKKFEERLFLLYIFKLTFSSQSTRQSTIGIIENWGEFVSSIPKAAEEFDWRDFQLEYRDYMDLAKLAQLIPIIGAGVGAIANYQLANKLGETAIFCFRIRYFGENISY from the coding sequence ATGACACGTTTAAGACCTATTGAGCAGGATTTATATGAACAAATAGCCTATGCTGAACTCAGTGGATGGTTGGTGAAAATAAAGAAAAAACCTTCTTTGTTAAATAAACTGACAAAAAGTACCCAAAGGGGTATTAATAATCTGATTCCGGAGAAAGTACACAAAGCCATTACTTATGCAATTGAAAAAATGGTCAAAGGGGTTTTATTTGGTACAAAGTATATAACCCCCCAACCTCTTCAAGCCAAACGGTTTGAAGAAAGAGAGTATAAAGTAAAAAAAATCATCAAGTTTTATCAAAATACTGCTTCGGCTGAAGGGGCCATAACAGGCGCAGGGGGAATCCTGATGGGCATGGTAGATTTTCCTGCTTTTCTGACCATTAAGATGAAAATGCTCTTTGAGATAGCAGCAGCATATGGATATGATGTCAAGAAGTTTGAAGAAAGGTTATTTCTGCTCTACATTTTTAAGTTGACATTTTCAAGTCAATCCACCCGGCAATCCACCATTGGAATAATTGAAAATTGGGGAGAGTTTGTAAGTTCTATTCCCAAAGCAGCGGAGGAATTTGACTGGAGGGATTTTCAATTGGAATATCGGGATTATATGGACCTTGCAAAACTTGCCCAACTCATTCCGATTATAGGTGCGGGAGTCGGGGCTATAGCCAATTATCAATTGGCGAACAAACTTGGGGAAACTGCAATTTTTTGTTTTAGAATTAGGTATTTTGGTGAAAATATTTCATACTAA
- a CDS encoding DUF1566 domain-containing protein yields MFNSSKLSALLVLLLLAGFSLFLSGCIKEEDPTEVVVGEPFQGGVVGHIFQPGEEGFVDGETHGIIIAPVEQVFESQWGCQGSSVTGTSTEVGAGRKNTELVLAFHDALPDYYNNPTQCHPENDGTVAARLTINFENGGFNDWFMPSLKEMDYLYQNRDRIGGFSTVEYWSSCESNATNACVMSFITGEQLSKPKSEVRRVRVIRFF; encoded by the coding sequence ATGTTTAATTCATCCAAATTATCAGCATTATTAGTATTACTTCTTTTGGCAGGGTTCAGCCTGTTTCTCTCAGGTTGTATCAAAGAAGAAGATCCAACAGAGGTAGTAGTTGGAGAGCCTTTTCAAGGTGGAGTGGTCGGTCATATTTTCCAACCTGGTGAAGAAGGATTTGTTGACGGAGAGACACATGGTATTATCATTGCCCCGGTTGAGCAGGTTTTTGAATCCCAATGGGGATGTCAGGGCAGCTCAGTCACAGGCACATCTACAGAGGTCGGTGCAGGTAGGAAAAATACTGAATTGGTATTGGCTTTTCATGATGCGTTGCCTGATTATTACAATAATCCAACACAATGCCATCCTGAAAATGATGGAACAGTCGCAGCAAGACTAACCATCAATTTTGAAAATGGAGGTTTCAATGATTGGTTTATGCCAAGTTTGAAAGAAATGGATTATCTGTACCAAAACAGAGATAGAATCGGTGGATTTTCCACGGTTGAATATTGGAGTTCATGTGAGTCAAATGCCACAAATGCCTGTGTCATGTCATTCATCACGGGAGAGCAACTTTCCAAACCAAAAAGTGAAGTAAGAAGAGTTAGGGTAATCAGATTTTTTTAA
- a CDS encoding 3-keto-disaccharide hydrolase: MNNSLKSLLTIILLAIPFISFSQVGVGTKKLKEAKMLFDGSRKMLDNNWTYWEGPRFKAQLPIKWQIVKDPVDKGNAMNSNDPAAAGGLYGAADIVTKEEFRDFRLHVEFLVQKEGGNSGVYLQNRYEIQILDGDYGLHGMAAIINEHLPLEEAYNGVGKWNAYDILFKAARFEGGKLTEKARVTIYFNGKKIHEDKSIQQVWGGPNSGQDGGNDGGKGITDRPGGIKLQAEGHDVLYRNIWIQALDLGSKGTDF; the protein is encoded by the coding sequence ATGAACAATTCATTAAAATCATTATTGACCATTATCCTATTGGCAATTCCTTTCATTTCGTTTTCCCAAGTTGGTGTGGGTACCAAAAAACTCAAAGAGGCAAAAATGCTTTTTGATGGAAGCAGAAAAATGCTGGATAATAATTGGACTTATTGGGAAGGTCCTAGATTCAAAGCCCAACTTCCTATCAAATGGCAAATAGTAAAAGATCCTGTCGATAAGGGTAACGCTATGAACAGCAACGATCCTGCCGCTGCAGGCGGTCTTTATGGAGCTGCGGATATTGTAACCAAAGAAGAATTTAGAGATTTCAGGTTACACGTTGAGTTTTTGGTCCAGAAAGAAGGGGGAAACTCGGGTGTTTATCTTCAAAACAGGTATGAAATTCAGATCCTGGACGGGGATTATGGACTTCACGGAATGGCTGCAATTATCAATGAACACCTGCCATTGGAAGAGGCGTATAATGGCGTGGGGAAATGGAATGCTTATGACATCCTGTTTAAGGCAGCCCGATTTGAAGGCGGAAAATTGACTGAAAAAGCACGCGTTACAATTTATTTTAATGGAAAAAAAATCCATGAAGACAAGTCAATCCAGCAGGTTTGGGGTGGCCCAAATTCGGGACAGGATGGTGGAAATGATGGCGGTAAAGGAATCACCGATCGTCCGGGAGGTATCAAACTGCAGGCTGAAGGGCATGATGTCCTTTATCGCAATATCTGGATTCAGGCTTTGGACTTGGGCAGCAAAGGAACTGATTTTTGA
- a CDS encoding DUF1684 domain-containing protein — protein sequence MKKAKSIAFFLPILLALCFCQNPEKSVEFTSDEHQADVEDWYAKRVASLKAEEGWLNLIGLYWLEEGENSFDSDPNADLQLESESFPLSLGTFELEEGKVFFIPITEGVKIGDNTIEGKTLIFDYENKVTAKLSYKSLRWNIIKRMDAYGVRVRDLEVEAVTQFEGIERYPVSLDWRFEARFIPYEPVKEIAITNVLGQTSQNPCPGYVEFQKDGKSYQIDALDEGDELYLIFADETSGGDTYGGGRYIYVKKPEPNGTTILDFNKAYNPPCVFTPHATCPLPPRQNILDLAITAGEKNYGEH from the coding sequence ATGAAAAAAGCAAAATCAATAGCATTCTTTTTGCCGATCTTATTAGCGCTCTGTTTTTGCCAAAATCCCGAAAAATCCGTCGAGTTTACCAGTGATGAGCATCAGGCTGATGTAGAAGATTGGTATGCTAAAAGGGTAGCCTCCCTAAAAGCAGAAGAAGGATGGCTCAATTTGATTGGTTTATATTGGCTGGAAGAAGGGGAGAATTCATTCGATTCAGATCCGAATGCAGATTTACAACTTGAATCAGAGTCTTTTCCGCTTTCTTTGGGGACTTTTGAACTTGAAGAGGGGAAGGTTTTTTTTATCCCCATAACTGAAGGTGTTAAAATTGGGGATAATACCATTGAAGGGAAAACCCTGATTTTTGATTACGAAAATAAAGTGACCGCGAAACTTTCCTATAAAAGCCTCAGATGGAATATCATCAAAAGAATGGATGCCTATGGTGTTCGGGTCAGGGATTTGGAGGTGGAAGCGGTGACACAATTTGAAGGAATTGAAAGATATCCGGTTTCTTTGGACTGGAGGTTTGAGGCAAGATTTATTCCTTACGAACCTGTTAAGGAGATAGCCATTACCAATGTATTGGGTCAGACAAGTCAGAATCCCTGTCCGGGTTATGTGGAGTTTCAAAAAGATGGGAAGAGTTATCAGATTGACGCTTTGGACGAAGGGGATGAGTTGTATTTGATTTTTGCAGATGAGACGAGTGGGGGAGATACTTACGGCGGAGGAAGGTACATCTATGTCAAAAAACCCGAGCCTAATGGAACCACCATATTGGATTTTAACAAAGCCTACAATCCCCCCTGCGTATTTACGCCTCACGCAACCTGCCCTTTACCTCCCAGACAGAATATCCTTGATTTGGCTATTACAGCTGGGGAGAAGAACTATGGGGAACACTGA
- a CDS encoding DUF2256 domain-containing protein: MKKEHLPTKICPVCNRPFAWRKKWEKNWENVKYCSKKCSGVKK; the protein is encoded by the coding sequence ATGAAAAAAGAGCATCTCCCAACCAAAATATGCCCTGTTTGTAATCGTCCTTTCGCTTGGAGAAAAAAGTGGGAAAAGAATTGGGAAAATGTTAAATACTGCTCCAAAAAATGTTCTGGTGTAAAGAAATAA
- a CDS encoding zinc-dependent metalloprotease has protein sequence MKKTILLIFCLGLYSINPTFSQSIDKSKLSKKEGFITFYTDEDKGKIYLEIDKLDQEFLYVTSMPAGIGSNDIGLDRGQLGRTRIVEFRKASNKLLLVHKNYDFRAYSDNPAEVKSVRDAFAESVLWGFEISNTEDGKHLIDATSFYMQDAYMVAETLTRSKQGSYKPEPSRSAMHYPMTKNFPKNTEVEAIITLTGSPTGGYIRSVTPSPESVTVRQRHSFIELPDDGYQPREFDPRAGYFQINYMDFTSPIGDPMEKMFISRHRLEKKDPTAAVSEPVKPIVYYLDRGTPEPVRSALLEGGNWWAEAFEAAGFKNAYRVELAPEDMDPMDVRYNVIQWVHRSTRGWSYGSSIRDPRTGEILKGHVSLGSLRVRQDYLIAQGLLQPFEDGKPKNPKMLEMALARLRQLSAHEIGHTIGLAHAYASSPTNRASVMDYPYPLIQMDAAGNIDLSNAYDNKIGEWDKWAIRYGYETVPEGKTEQELLKKLLEDTYAAGHTFISDTDSRHPSGSHPTSHLWDNGESASAELMRMLEMRSKKLETFGLNAIEENQPEALMEEVLVPLFLMHRYQIEATSKLLGGLDYTYKIKGDNQKVQSRLEASKQNGALDALLYTLQPDQLAVPDQIIDRLPPRPMGYSRNRETFPSRNGLNFDPLAPGENIVDMTFEFMFEAGRANRLHQQKLFDSSLPSFTEVLDKTIQQVFGHNFDGTYQGEINLMVQNKLTDHLINLANNPRATATVKAISRNKLREIAYLYWNKDSKTKTDASKTLTSKAINEDFNRFLADKINNFLNQKEEFSIPAELAIPDGAPIGTTDLTCDFEY, from the coding sequence ATGAAAAAAACAATACTGTTGATCTTTTGTCTTGGACTTTATTCCATTAACCCGACTTTTTCCCAGAGCATTGATAAAAGTAAGCTGTCCAAAAAAGAAGGGTTTATTACATTTTACACCGATGAAGACAAGGGGAAGATTTATCTGGAAATCGATAAGCTGGACCAGGAATTCCTTTATGTCACTTCTATGCCGGCTGGTATAGGTTCCAATGACATTGGACTCGATCGGGGTCAGTTGGGCAGAACCAGAATCGTGGAGTTCAGAAAAGCCAGCAATAAATTATTATTGGTCCACAAAAATTATGATTTCAGGGCTTACAGTGACAATCCTGCTGAGGTCAAATCGGTTCGGGATGCCTTTGCGGAATCTGTGCTTTGGGGTTTTGAAATCAGTAATACAGAGGACGGAAAGCACCTGATAGATGCCACTTCTTTCTATATGCAGGATGCTTATATGGTAGCAGAAACACTTACAAGATCAAAACAGGGCAGCTATAAGCCTGAGCCGAGTAGAAGTGCCATGCATTATCCCATGACCAAAAACTTTCCCAAAAATACAGAAGTGGAAGCTATAATCACGCTGACTGGTTCACCAACCGGGGGATATATCAGATCGGTTACACCTTCACCCGAGTCAGTAACGGTAAGACAAAGGCATTCATTTATTGAGCTTCCTGATGATGGGTACCAACCCAGGGAGTTTGACCCTAGGGCAGGATATTTCCAAATCAACTATATGGATTTCACTTCTCCAATTGGAGATCCTATGGAGAAAATGTTTATTTCCCGGCACAGACTGGAAAAGAAAGATCCTACAGCAGCTGTTTCTGAACCCGTCAAACCCATCGTGTATTACCTTGACAGAGGAACCCCTGAACCTGTACGGTCCGCATTGCTGGAAGGTGGAAACTGGTGGGCGGAAGCATTTGAAGCCGCTGGATTCAAGAACGCCTACCGTGTAGAGTTGGCTCCGGAAGACATGGACCCCATGGATGTGAGATACAATGTCATCCAATGGGTTCACCGTTCTACAAGAGGTTGGTCATATGGTTCCTCAATAAGAGATCCGAGAACAGGCGAAATCCTCAAAGGTCATGTATCCTTGGGTTCCCTGAGAGTGCGTCAGGATTATCTGATTGCCCAGGGTTTATTGCAGCCTTTTGAGGATGGCAAACCAAAAAATCCCAAGATGCTTGAAATGGCTTTGGCCAGACTGAGACAGCTTTCTGCCCATGAAATAGGCCACACCATAGGTTTGGCCCATGCATATGCCTCCTCTCCAACCAATCGTGCCTCTGTAATGGATTATCCGTATCCCCTGATCCAAATGGATGCAGCAGGAAATATTGACCTCAGTAATGCCTATGACAATAAAATCGGTGAATGGGACAAATGGGCGATCAGATATGGCTATGAGACAGTTCCAGAGGGCAAAACTGAGCAGGAGCTTTTAAAAAAGCTACTTGAAGATACCTATGCTGCGGGGCATACATTTATTTCAGATACAGATTCCAGACATCCAAGCGGTAGCCATCCAACTTCCCATCTTTGGGACAATGGCGAATCCGCTTCAGCTGAATTGATGCGGATGTTGGAGATGCGGTCCAAAAAACTGGAGACTTTCGGATTGAACGCCATTGAAGAGAATCAACCGGAGGCCTTGATGGAAGAAGTTCTTGTTCCGCTGTTTTTGATGCACCGGTACCAAATTGAAGCTACCAGTAAGCTTTTGGGAGGATTGGATTACACCTACAAAATAAAAGGTGATAATCAAAAAGTCCAATCCAGGTTGGAAGCTTCCAAACAAAACGGCGCCTTGGATGCGCTCCTGTATACATTACAACCTGACCAATTGGCTGTCCCTGATCAAATTATTGATAGGCTTCCGCCCCGCCCCATGGGTTATTCCCGAAACAGGGAAACTTTCCCTTCCAGAAACGGATTGAATTTTGATCCTTTGGCACCAGGAGAAAATATTGTTGACATGACTTTTGAGTTTATGTTTGAAGCCGGCAGGGCAAACCGCTTGCACCAACAAAAGTTATTTGACAGTTCATTACCTTCTTTCACAGAGGTTTTGGACAAAACAATCCAACAGGTTTTTGGGCATAATTTTGACGGGACCTATCAGGGAGAAATCAACCTGATGGTGCAAAACAAGTTGACTGACCACTTGATCAACCTCGCCAATAACCCACGAGCCACTGCGACTGTCAAAGCCATCAGCAGAAATAAACTCAGGGAAATCGCTTATCTGTATTGGAACAAAGATTCTAAAACCAAAACTGATGCTTCCAAAACTTTGACGTCAAAAGCAATCAATGAAGATTTCAACAGATTTCTTGCAGATAAAATCAACAACTTCCTAAATCAAAAAGAAGAGTTCAGTATCCCGGCCGAATTGGCCATTCCCGATGGCGCACCCATCGGCACTACTGATCTGACATGCGATTTTGAATATTGA
- a CDS encoding helix-hairpin-helix domain-containing protein — protein MRYLFTITVLMLFFCLDSSAQTYRKGEINIENFVEDLFGIQRTDEDYEDLYESLLQVFLNPINLNKTNPEELQSIYILKPIQINSFFEYQQSFGKLISLYELQAIPEFDLETIYQLLPFVVLDDSEKIHGPLSERILESRDAYFIFRHSRVWETRRGFTPPDTLSNGRLSSRYLGDANNLYGRFRVQHTRDFSFGFTIDKDPGEQFVWDSNTKRYGFNFFSYHATLYNQGKWKAISIGDFQMQFGQGLVYGAGFAVGKGAETITTIRRSSIGIRPYTAALEFGFFRGISTTYQAGLVNITLMASNAPRDGNVSIQLDTLEREEAIITSLQSNGLHRTPTEIANKSRIRESNLGGNIHYNSPNKSLQIGINSLFSRFGQSFIRNPQIYNQFEFYGQENHVHSLYFAYSYQNYFFFGESAVSKSGGKGNILGMMSSLHPKLGFSVLWRRFDRNFHSFYGNAFSEGTRPINEHGLYFGLNFKPNQKYTWSFYYDYFRFPWLRYRIYAPSSGHEWLTRFTYSPSRNLLLFVQLREESKARNISEYPSFQSSYLLSQGKKWNYVFNLDYGIDKHWSIKSRVMASSFDFNESRTKGFVISQDVNVDFQKWRISTRVALFDTDNWDNRQFIYERNVLWLFSIPALSGQGMRYYILGQYRLSPKLSIWARFSRTIYTDREIIGTGLQRINGFRQTETVFQMRYQFNR, from the coding sequence ATGAGGTATTTGTTTACCATAACGGTATTGATGCTTTTTTTCTGCCTCGACAGTTCGGCGCAGACTTATAGAAAAGGAGAAATCAATATCGAAAACTTTGTAGAAGATTTGTTTGGCATTCAGCGCACCGATGAAGATTATGAGGATTTGTATGAAAGTCTGCTGCAGGTATTTTTAAATCCCATCAACCTGAACAAAACCAATCCTGAGGAATTGCAGTCCATCTATATTTTGAAGCCGATTCAGATCAACAGTTTTTTCGAGTATCAGCAAAGTTTCGGCAAACTGATTTCCTTATATGAATTGCAGGCTATTCCCGAATTTGATCTGGAGACTATCTATCAACTCTTGCCCTTTGTGGTTTTGGATGACAGTGAAAAAATCCATGGGCCGCTTTCGGAAAGGATCCTGGAATCGCGGGATGCCTATTTTATTTTTAGACACAGCAGGGTTTGGGAAACAAGAAGAGGCTTCACCCCGCCCGATACCCTGAGTAATGGCCGGTTGAGCAGTCGTTACCTTGGTGATGCCAACAACTTGTATGGGAGATTCCGGGTGCAGCATACCCGGGATTTCAGCTTTGGATTTACCATCGACAAAGACCCCGGGGAACAGTTTGTTTGGGACAGCAATACCAAACGCTATGGTTTCAACTTTTTCTCCTACCATGCCACACTTTATAACCAAGGGAAATGGAAAGCAATTTCGATAGGGGATTTTCAAATGCAATTTGGCCAGGGTTTGGTGTACGGGGCTGGATTTGCAGTAGGAAAAGGAGCTGAAACCATCACCACTATCCGCAGAAGTTCCATAGGCATCAGACCCTACACAGCGGCACTGGAATTTGGGTTTTTCAGGGGCATCTCTACCACCTACCAAGCAGGGCTGGTAAACATTACCTTGATGGCCTCCAATGCCCCAAGAGACGGGAATGTAAGTATTCAGTTGGACACGCTTGAAAGAGAGGAAGCCATCATCACCTCCCTTCAAAGCAACGGACTGCACCGAACCCCAACAGAAATTGCCAACAAAAGCCGGATCCGGGAAAGTAACCTGGGCGGAAACATCCACTACAACAGTCCCAATAAAAGTCTTCAAATCGGGATCAATTCCCTATTTAGCAGGTTTGGACAATCCTTTATTCGAAATCCCCAGATCTACAACCAATTTGAATTTTATGGACAAGAGAACCATGTGCACAGCCTCTACTTTGCTTACAGCTATCAGAATTACTTTTTCTTCGGCGAATCTGCTGTTTCAAAAAGCGGGGGCAAGGGAAATATTCTGGGAATGATGAGTTCCTTACATCCCAAACTCGGTTTTTCTGTGCTTTGGAGGAGATTTGATAGGAACTTCCACAGTTTTTATGGAAATGCCTTTTCAGAAGGTACAAGGCCTATCAATGAGCACGGGCTTTATTTTGGTCTGAACTTCAAACCCAATCAAAAATATACCTGGTCATTTTACTATGACTATTTCAGATTTCCCTGGCTACGGTACAGGATATATGCCCCTTCATCGGGACATGAATGGTTGACCCGCTTTACCTATTCCCCGTCCCGAAATCTGTTGCTTTTTGTACAGCTCAGAGAGGAATCCAAAGCAAGGAATATCAGTGAATATCCTTCTTTTCAATCTTCGTATCTGCTTAGCCAAGGGAAAAAATGGAATTATGTATTCAATCTGGATTACGGCATTGACAAGCATTGGAGCATCAAATCCCGGGTCATGGCAAGTTCATTTGATTTCAATGAAAGCAGAACAAAAGGATTTGTAATCAGTCAGGATGTCAATGTGGATTTTCAAAAATGGCGCATTTCCACGCGTGTGGCATTGTTTGATACCGATAATTGGGACAACAGGCAATTTATCTACGAAAGGAATGTACTTTGGCTGTTTTCCATTCCTGCCCTGAGTGGTCAGGGGATGCGGTATTATATTTTGGGACAATATAGATTAAGTCCAAAACTGAGCATTTGGGCCCGTTTTTCCAGAACCATTTACACCGATCGTGAAATCATCGGTACAGGTCTCCAACGGATCAACGGATTCAGGCAGACAGAAACGGTTTTCCAGATGAGATATCAATTCAACAGATAA
- a CDS encoding PorV/PorQ family protein, giving the protein MEAIAQSGQEAQPRGARSMGLGNAHTTLGDVWSVFNNIGALSRISSSQVTFAYDHRMNLNELTTLSAGAVLKGENSAFGLGVSSFGSELFSQKQIGIGFSNQLGITSLGIKVSYFQTSIEGFGRGASPLIEFGGVAELTPELFFGAHVYNVTRSKYGNNSLERLPTVVKAGISYRPSEKVMVNIEAEKDILLDPLIKTGVEYNLLDRFWARAGMNTNPGKLFFGIGFKPRKFHIDYAMTQHPALGFTHHFSFNYLFSEK; this is encoded by the coding sequence ATGGAAGCTATAGCCCAATCCGGTCAGGAAGCCCAACCCCGGGGTGCAAGAAGTATGGGATTAGGAAATGCCCATACCACTTTGGGTGATGTTTGGAGTGTTTTTAACAATATCGGGGCTTTGAGCCGTATTTCTTCCTCCCAGGTCACTTTTGCTTATGACCATAGGATGAATCTGAACGAGTTGACCACGCTTTCAGCTGGTGCTGTATTAAAGGGGGAGAATTCAGCATTTGGATTGGGAGTCTCCAGTTTTGGCTCAGAACTTTTTTCCCAAAAACAAATCGGGATTGGTTTTTCAAATCAGTTGGGCATCACCAGCCTGGGCATCAAAGTCAGCTATTTTCAGACCAGTATTGAGGGATTTGGACGAGGTGCCAGCCCCCTGATTGAATTCGGCGGAGTGGCTGAACTTACTCCTGAATTGTTTTTCGGCGCGCATGTGTACAACGTCACCAGGTCAAAATACGGAAACAACAGCCTGGAGAGATTGCCAACGGTGGTAAAAGCCGGGATTTCCTATCGCCCCTCCGAAAAGGTCATGGTGAATATTGAAGCCGAAAAAGATATTCTCCTGGATCCACTGATCAAAACAGGAGTTGAATACAACCTCTTGGACAGATTCTGGGCCAGGGCCGGAATGAATACCAATCCGGGAAAACTGTTTTTTGGTATAGGATTCAAGCCACGTAAATTCCACATTGATTATGCCATGACCCAGCATCCTGCCTTGGGTTTCACACATCATTTTTCCTTCAATTACCTTTTTTCTGAAAAATGA
- a CDS encoding tyrosine-type recombinase/integrase: MYEEMSYRHYSPRSIKTYLSLVSVVSAHFGKSPDLISIPELKDYLFKRISLDGLSVSSINQTISAFKILFKDVLERDWDTIRIKRPRRPKLLPVVFSKEEVSLILKSIRNRKHYCLIALTYASGLRLGEVISLKPGDIDSDRMQLKVRGGKGYKDRYTLLPHKLLVQLRDYFKSYRPVTYLFEGQVPGKPYSEKSAQSVLKKAMECAGITKHASFHTLRHSFATHLLEQGTNVRIIQELLGHRSLKTTTVYLHICNLDPALIKSPLDEL; this comes from the coding sequence ATGTATGAGGAGATGTCCTACAGACATTATTCTCCCAGAAGCATCAAGACCTATCTTAGCCTGGTATCTGTAGTATCAGCTCATTTTGGAAAAAGTCCGGATCTGATCAGTATCCCCGAATTAAAGGACTACCTTTTTAAAAGGATCAGTTTGGACGGACTTTCGGTATCAAGCATCAACCAGACAATCAGTGCCTTTAAAATACTTTTCAAAGACGTGCTTGAAAGAGATTGGGATACTATCAGGATCAAACGGCCAAGACGTCCCAAGCTGCTTCCGGTTGTATTCTCAAAGGAAGAAGTGTCGCTTATCCTTAAGAGTATCAGGAACAGAAAGCACTATTGCCTGATAGCCCTTACCTACGCCTCGGGGCTCAGGCTTGGTGAGGTGATCAGTCTCAAGCCCGGCGATATAGACAGTGACAGGATGCAGCTTAAAGTGAGGGGAGGCAAGGGATACAAGGACAGGTATACCCTTCTGCCCCATAAGTTACTGGTACAGCTTCGGGATTACTTCAAAAGCTACCGTCCGGTTACTTATCTCTTTGAAGGGCAGGTGCCGGGAAAGCCATACAGCGAAAAAAGCGCACAGTCTGTTCTGAAAAAGGCCATGGAATGTGCCGGAATAACAAAGCATGCCTCTTTCCATACCCTGCGGCATTCCTTCGCCACGCACCTGCTCGAGCAGGGGACCAATGTCAGGATAATCCAGGAACTCCTGGGACACAGATCCCTTAAGACCACTACGGTCTACCTGCATATCTGCAATCTGGATCCGGCCCTGATCAAAAGTCCCCTGGATGAGCTTTGA
- a CDS encoding IS91 family transposase: MDAVNKRNGGAELSTVLDSQKEVFLSQKHLCPDQRKAFNDILHCRTSQMGSHSLCCDSCGTVKVCYNSCRNRHCPKCQYIKQQLWVEKLKCRLLPVRYFHAVFTVPEFLNPLFYINQRFCYNLLFECSAKAVKKTALNPAFLGVESGCLSVLHTWGQSLNYHPHIHMLVPAGGLDSDGMQWLYAGKKFFVPVKALSAVFRGLFMERLLGALEDNLLRIPEGQKELFADINSLKRESYAKMWNVYIKKTFRGAGQVVSYLGRYTHRVAISNSRILDTDGETVKFRWKDYRDNKTKTMLLACSEFVRRFMQHVLPTGFYKIRYYGILASANSNTKMNECFRLLNITREVSFYHGLSTYEVMEEIFGEEMFRCSCCKNGRMVFATPEGKANGP; encoded by the coding sequence ATGGATGCTGTCAACAAGAGGAATGGTGGGGCCGAACTCTCAACAGTCCTGGATTCCCAAAAGGAGGTCTTCCTGTCGCAGAAGCATCTGTGCCCTGATCAGAGAAAGGCCTTTAACGACATCCTCCATTGCCGGACATCACAAATGGGCTCACACAGTCTCTGTTGTGACTCCTGCGGTACGGTCAAAGTCTGCTATAACAGCTGCAGGAACCGTCACTGTCCGAAGTGCCAGTACATCAAGCAGCAGTTGTGGGTGGAAAAGCTAAAGTGCAGGCTTCTGCCTGTCAGGTACTTTCACGCCGTGTTTACGGTTCCTGAGTTTCTCAATCCATTGTTCTACATCAACCAGAGGTTCTGTTACAACCTGCTCTTTGAATGTTCCGCAAAAGCAGTAAAGAAGACTGCCCTGAACCCGGCATTTCTGGGAGTCGAAAGCGGCTGTCTGTCGGTACTCCACACTTGGGGCCAATCCCTGAACTACCACCCCCACATCCATATGCTGGTTCCTGCAGGAGGGCTTGACAGTGACGGGATGCAGTGGCTGTATGCCGGCAAAAAGTTCTTCGTTCCGGTAAAGGCCCTTTCGGCTGTGTTCCGGGGACTGTTCATGGAAAGGCTTCTGGGAGCACTGGAGGATAACCTTCTCAGGATACCCGAAGGTCAAAAAGAGCTGTTTGCCGATATCAATAGTCTGAAAAGGGAATCTTACGCAAAGATGTGGAATGTCTATATCAAGAAGACCTTCAGGGGGGCGGGCCAGGTGGTCAGCTACCTTGGCAGGTACACCCACAGGGTAGCGATCAGCAACAGCCGTATTCTGGATACAGATGGTGAAACCGTAAAATTCAGGTGGAAGGATTACAGGGACAACAAAACCAAAACCATGTTGCTTGCCTGTTCCGAGTTTGTCAGAAGATTTATGCAACATGTACTGCCAACAGGCTTCTACAAAATCCGCTATTACGGCATCTTGGCCTCGGCCAACAGCAACACCAAAATGAATGAATGTTTCAGGCTGTTGAACATAACAAGGGAGGTGTCATTTTACCATGGGCTGAGCACCTACGAGGTGATGGAGGAGATTTTCGGAGAAGAGATGTTCAGGTGTAGCTGCTGCAAGAACGGAAGGATGGTCTTTGCCACGCCCGAAGGAAAAGCAAATGGTCCCTGA